A genomic window from Candidatus Denitrolinea symbiosum includes:
- a CDS encoding (p)ppGpp synthetase, translated as MPATSALTGIEDLIEALPESYSIAERELIQRAYRVAEEAHRGQKRVSGEPYVSHCVAVARILVDLSVPPEAVAAGLLHDTVEDTSLTLEDIRLDFGETIAMLVDGVTKLTKLPRVSRSDQHAGPGDGGPEDEEAAAERLRASKQDLATETLRKTFLAMGEDVRVVLIKLADRLHNMRTLGHMPEAKRKRISQQTMDVFAPLASRLGIWQMKWELEDLAFSYLNPQKYKEIAEQLAERRPDREASIATIIETIRKLLERHNIHAEVSGRPKHIYSIYKKMIRKDKPFELVRDIRAVRLIVPDIQACYATMGLIHTSWRPLSGEFDDYIAAPKDNYYQSLHTAVIFDDGKPVEVQIRTPEMDQNAELGIAAHWRYKEGKSRDLAFEQHVNWLRAMMDWKHDVDDAQEFVDGMRSDVFQDRVYVFTPKGDIIDLPAGSTPIDFAYHVHTDIGHRCRGARVNGKLVPLDQVLKTSDQVEVLTGKRGGPSRDWLNVNLGLVRTQRARSKIRAWFKKEDHEKNLSSGRELLERELQRLGMGDTNFERLARSLGYKQPDEMFVDLGCGDLSLARIVNLLSESQAGADLLTAAAPTSEAVATESINVVGLKGLLTTIAKCCHPTQGDQIIGFITRGRGVSIHRQDCPNILRVVDRDRLVRVSWGEHVRTYSVPIRITAYDRTGLMGDISNLLNSEDVNIVDVGVKVAHSMADLRLVVEVKDVKQLSRILTRIENIPNVLEAQRVKPG; from the coding sequence ATGCCAGCCACATCCGCCCTCACCGGCATTGAAGACCTGATCGAGGCGCTCCCCGAATCATATTCCATCGCGGAGCGCGAACTCATCCAGCGCGCCTACCGCGTGGCCGAGGAAGCGCACCGCGGACAGAAGCGCGTTTCAGGCGAGCCGTACGTGTCGCACTGCGTGGCGGTGGCGCGCATCCTGGTGGACCTCTCCGTCCCGCCCGAGGCCGTGGCCGCGGGATTGCTCCACGATACGGTGGAAGACACTTCCCTGACGCTGGAAGACATCCGCCTCGATTTTGGGGAGACGATCGCCATGCTGGTGGACGGCGTCACCAAACTGACGAAGCTGCCCCGCGTCTCGCGCAGCGACCAACATGCCGGCCCGGGCGACGGCGGCCCCGAAGACGAGGAGGCCGCGGCGGAACGTCTCCGCGCCAGCAAGCAGGATCTGGCTACGGAAACCCTCCGAAAAACCTTCCTGGCCATGGGCGAAGACGTGCGCGTGGTGCTGATTAAACTGGCCGACCGCCTGCACAACATGCGCACGCTCGGTCACATGCCGGAAGCCAAACGCAAGCGCATCTCCCAGCAGACCATGGACGTGTTTGCGCCGCTGGCCAGCCGGCTCGGCATCTGGCAGATGAAGTGGGAACTCGAAGACCTGGCGTTCAGTTACCTCAACCCCCAAAAATACAAAGAGATCGCCGAACAACTCGCCGAGCGTCGACCCGACCGCGAGGCCAGCATCGCGACCATCATCGAAACCATCCGCAAGCTGCTCGAACGGCACAACATCCATGCCGAGGTAAGCGGGCGCCCCAAGCACATCTATTCCATCTATAAAAAGATGATCCGCAAAGACAAGCCCTTCGAGCTGGTGCGCGACATCCGCGCCGTGCGCCTCATCGTCCCCGACATTCAGGCGTGTTACGCGACGATGGGCTTGATCCACACCTCGTGGCGTCCGCTTTCGGGCGAATTCGACGACTACATCGCCGCGCCCAAAGACAACTATTACCAGTCCCTGCATACGGCCGTCATCTTCGACGACGGAAAACCGGTCGAGGTGCAGATCCGCACGCCCGAAATGGACCAAAACGCGGAGCTGGGCATTGCCGCGCATTGGCGTTATAAGGAGGGCAAGAGCCGCGACCTGGCCTTCGAGCAGCACGTCAACTGGCTGCGCGCCATGATGGACTGGAAACACGACGTGGACGACGCCCAGGAATTCGTGGACGGGATGAGGTCCGACGTGTTCCAGGACCGCGTCTACGTCTTCACGCCCAAGGGCGATATCATCGACCTGCCGGCCGGCTCCACGCCGATCGACTTCGCCTACCATGTCCACACCGATATCGGCCACCGCTGCCGCGGCGCCAGGGTGAACGGGAAACTCGTCCCGTTGGACCAGGTTTTGAAGACCAGCGACCAGGTCGAGGTCCTGACCGGGAAGCGAGGCGGGCCCAGCCGCGACTGGCTGAACGTCAACCTCGGGCTTGTCCGCACGCAGCGGGCGCGGTCGAAGATCCGCGCCTGGTTCAAGAAGGAAGATCACGAGAAAAACTTGTCTTCGGGACGCGAACTGCTGGAGCGCGAACTCCAGCGGCTGGGGATGGGCGACACCAACTTCGAGCGCCTGGCGCGCAGTCTCGGCTACAAACAGCCCGATGAGATGTTCGTGGACCTCGGCTGCGGCGACCTGTCTTTGGCCCGCATCGTCAACCTGCTGTCTGAATCGCAGGCCGGCGCGGACCTGTTGACGGCGGCCGCGCCGACGAGCGAGGCGGTCGCCACCGAGTCGATCAACGTGGTGGGGTTGAAGGGGCTGCTGACCACGATCGCAAAATGCTGCCACCCGACGCAGGGCGACCAGATCATCGGGTTCATCACGCGCGGACGCGGCGTCTCCATCCACCGGCAGGATTGTCCCAACATCCTGCGCGTGGTGGACCGCGACCGGTTGGTGCGCGTTTCGTGGGGCGAACACGTACGGACGTATTCCGTCCCGATCAGGATCACAGCCTACGACCGGACGGGATTGATGGGCGACATTTCAAATTTGCTGAACAGCGAGGACGTGAACATCGTGGACGTGGGGGTCAAGGTGGCGCACAGCATGGCCGACCTGCGCCTGGTGGTGGAAGTGAAAGACGTCAAACAGTTGAGCAGAATTTTGACGAGAATCGAAAATATCCCCAATGTGCTGGAAGCGCAAAGGGTGAAGCCGGGGTGA